The proteins below come from a single Polynucleobacter sp. MWH-UH23A genomic window:
- a CDS encoding molybdopterin-binding protein: MADAMDNALKKVGIDAPEGEARAIRRFGLIVIGDEILSGRRQDKHMSKLIELLTERGLSLSWARYVADDPAQITATLRDSFASGDVVFSTGGIGATPDDHTRQCAALALGTKIELHPTARELIAGRIQSMAEGDPVKADLNTPENQHRFKMGEFPIGSDIIPNPYNQIPGFRIKEHHFLPGFPVMAAPMMTWCLDTHYKNLFHQENWAERSFIVPKGIESTLTPLMERIEANFPGVKVFSLPSVGDAARGGVYAQRHIELGIKGNANLLENAWIALRAGTQELGYEIHDIA; the protein is encoded by the coding sequence ATGGCTGATGCGATGGATAATGCACTCAAAAAAGTGGGGATTGATGCTCCAGAGGGCGAAGCTAGAGCAATTAGACGCTTTGGTCTAATTGTGATTGGCGATGAAATTTTGTCGGGTCGTCGTCAAGATAAACATATGAGCAAGCTCATCGAGTTATTGACTGAGCGCGGCTTAAGTTTAAGTTGGGCTCGATATGTTGCCGATGATCCTGCGCAAATTACTGCGACATTAAGAGATAGCTTTGCAAGCGGCGATGTGGTCTTTAGTACAGGCGGCATTGGCGCCACACCAGATGATCACACGCGACAGTGTGCTGCATTAGCACTTGGTACCAAAATAGAATTGCATCCAACTGCTAGAGAATTAATTGCAGGACGCATTCAGTCGATGGCCGAGGGGGATCCTGTGAAGGCGGATCTAAATACCCCAGAGAATCAACATCGTTTTAAGATGGGTGAGTTTCCGATTGGTAGTGACATCATTCCTAATCCCTACAATCAAATTCCAGGATTTAGAATCAAAGAGCATCATTTTCTTCCCGGGTTTCCAGTCATGGCCGCGCCAATGATGACGTGGTGCTTAGATACTCATTACAAAAACTTGTTTCATCAAGAGAATTGGGCTGAGCGCAGCTTCATCGTGCCCAAAGGTATTGAATCGACTTTGACTCCTCTAATGGAGCGTATTGAAGCAAATTTTCCGGGGGTAAAGGTCTTCAGTCTCCCTTCGGTGGGGGACGCTGCCAGGGGTGGAGTGTACGCTCAGAGGCATATCGAACTGGGCATCAAAGGCAATGCTAATTTGCTAGAAAATGCTTGGATAGCCTTAAGAGCCGGGACTCAAGAGCTGGGTTACGAGATTCACGATATTGCCTGA